A genomic segment from Andrena cerasifolii isolate SP2316 chromosome 7, iyAndCera1_principal, whole genome shotgun sequence encodes:
- the LOC143371793 gene encoding uncharacterized protein LOC143371793 yields MGGTVSYLWLILLLSSGFPLRRAEWAPCVELSRNLHIPCRCSIATEAEFESLSHSIEMNCDGVIFTRDTVDSLRGQPIVSISQRNSGYQTLPEDLLDSGLSLRKLDLSGNSIYKLMNRLLQAQTRLEELKLADNLLGDSLNPIFSSNEFHGMKELKLLDLSRNSLRSIEEGIFKGCENLEELYLDGNNLTMVPTVSLKGPRFIRVLSLSGNNIGSLPRAAFSMVGESLLRLDLSENELSHMEDGALSGLGQLLLLNISRNDLGRFNSDVFKGADNLLQLDLSINFFQEFPSDALRSLTDLKFLNISNNLITDIEETHLSGLRDLQVLDLSRNNIGRLGVNTFSSLSSLTRLDLSLNALRTIEESSFEGLTKLKWLSLQDNNILLVPAAALTRLPSLTHLQVQFNRIAALSTELIKATSSNLVRLALTRNLVREIPARLFHSFEKLISIELSGNMLSTISPSMFAGLEDTLLELDVSENRLTSIGGELPLRNLVSLNLAGNQLTRVPPETFRHFQRLEYLNLSSNPLYGGFPPLFPPSVLNLDVSRTDLNILPAILLSNLQSLERISIAGNRLELIEHGTFQRLENLSRIDLSENRIEVIENGAFAGLTNLYELNLRGNRLASFAGEHFDTGTGLEILNLSGNRIGQLSSTAFAIHPRLRGLDLSDNRFLHFPGDYVKPLQFLEWLDLSGNRLKRVGEFAFSQISRLRVLNLSGNEIESVDELAFHNSTQLQRLDLSDNDIETLSERTMEGLLRLEHLSLRNNKLATLPETIFDPTRVRSVESIDLSGNRFNEIPIRSLQRQSASLSSLNVARNRVVEIFTQDIASSIKRLDLSDNPLSENAINGILGEAKILRSLNIANTGVHALPRLETPFLTRLNLSGNAITEVKPAVLERTTMLHSLDVSRNKLTDLTNAIGTFKTLPLLRWLDVSGNDARTINETTFDGLTSLRSLKISDLPSCARIEKNAFKPLGKLRSLAAYNYPKLGYFDVQGILKGMNSLQVLDIEIKDSSVGNEQLSIRSHPRLRELTLRGERLRNVLSSSLVGVRGSKLTIGLKNTSVHTIPAALFFPVPRSTHLQLDLSGSKFTTLSPQFLAALDERSGTVHIQGLQTNPINCSCDAKQLWRWLKTTGPRSSNVVCVAPPHLAESILTSLTEDQLSCELTGPYFPTNHHRTTILVETTAATASATVSEPEIIWTVAPTVQNTRNKHRYNNNNSNNNHNDDSNNDHVLNGSTLGTGSGTDDTLIIGIVGGVVALIAIIVIVICICRLRWSSRVDQVRMAPAAAAAAAAAVANSIHEASIIRPASTYSGKINHDLYVGSYNGSTLDRGNGVIAPSIPNTPVQMMPLVQPMHLMHTLLTPTPLQQLQPPSQQQPIYGYCDGSSLPMYVACSTDTKCDR; encoded by the exons ATGGGGGGGACAGT GTCGTATTTGTGGTTGATACTTTTGCTATCGAGCGGGTTCCCTTTGAGGCGAGCAGAATGGGCACCGTGCGTCGAGTTGAGTCGAAATCTACACATCCCCTGCAGGTGTTCCATCGCCACCGAAGCCGAATTCGAATCCTTGAGCCACTCGATCGAGATGAACTGCGACGGAGTGATCTTCACACGGGACACCGTGGACAGTCTACGGGGACAACCGATCGTTTCCATTAGCCAAAGAAACAGCGGATACCAAACGTTACCGGAGGATTTGCTCGACTCCGGATTAAGTCTGAGGAAACTTGACCTATCCGGTAACTCAATTTACAAATTAATGAACCGCCTGCTTCAAGCGCAGACCCGGCTCGAGGAATTGAAACTCGCCGATAATCTTCTGGGTGACAGCCTGAATCCAATATTCTCGAGTAACGAGTTCCATGGCATGAAAGAGCTGAAGCTGCTTGATCTAAGCAGAAACAGTCTGAGGAGCATCGAAGAAGGAATTTTCAAGGGGTGCGAGAACCTCGAGGAACTTTACTTGGATGGCAACAACCTGACGATGGTACCGACAGTGTCGTTAAAAGGGCCGAGGTTCATCAGAGTGCTCTCCCTCTCTGGTAACAATATCG GATCGCTGCCACGAGCTGCCTTTTCGATGGTCGGTGAATCGTTGCTGCGATTAGATCTAAGCGAGAACGAACTGTCTCATATGGAGGACGGTGCTCTTTCCGGCTTGGGACAATTGCTGCTTCTAAACATCTCTCGCAACGATCTTGGCCGCTTTAACAGTGACGTTTTCAAAG GGGCTGATAATTTACTGCAATTGGATCTttcgataaatttttttcaagaatttcCAAGCGACGCGTTAAGAAGTTTAACGGACTTGAAATTTCTCAATATCTCCAACAATTTGATTACT GATATAGAAGAAACGCATCTGTCTGGGCTGAGAGATCTGCAAGTATTGGATTTGAGCCGCAACAATATCGGCCGCCTGGGCGTCAATACGTTTTCCAGTCTAAGCAGCTTGACTAGGCTCGATTTAAGTTTGAACGCTTTACGCACG ATCGAGGAATCGTCTTTCGAGGgtttaactaaattaaaatggcTCTCGTTGCAAGACAACAACATTCTGCTGGTACCGGCAGCGGCTCTCACCAGACTACCGTCATTGACTCATCTGCAGGTTCAATTCAACCGCATAGCCGCGTTGTCCACCGAATTGATAAAAGCGACATCCTCGAATCTGGTTAGGCTAGCGCTGACACGGAATTTGGTGCGCGAGATACCGGCCAGATTGTTTCACTCATTCGAAAAGCTGATTAGCATCGAGTTATCGGGTAACATGCTCTCGACCATCTCTCCGAGCATGTTCGCCGGGTTGGAGGATACGCTGCTCGAGTTGGACGTTTCTGAGAATAGGCTGACGTCGATCGGCGGCGAGCTGCCTCTGAGAAACCTAGTCTCCCTTAATTTGGCGGGCAATCAGCTGACGCGAGTCCCGCCGGAAACCTTTAGGCATTTCCAACGACTggaatatttaaacttgagcTCGAATCCGCTGTACGGCGGCTTCCCGCCATTATTCCCACCCTCGGTTCTCAATCTGGACGTGTCGCGCACCGACCTAAACATCCTGCCGGCGATATTGCTATCAAACCTTCAGTCCCTCGAGAGGATATCCATCGCCGGGAATCGCTTGGAACTAATCGAGCACGGCACGTTTCAGCGTCTTGAGAATTTGTCAAGGATCGATTTGTCGGAGAACCGGATAGAAGTCATCGAGAACGGGGCTTTCGCGGGCCTGACGAATCTGTACGAGTTGAATCTGCGAGGGAACAGGCTTGCTTCGTTCGCCGGCGAGCACTTCGACACTGGCACGGGTTTGGAGATCTTAAACTTGTCTGGTAATCGAATCGGTCAACTCTCATCGACGGCATTCGCGATCCATCCGAGATTGCGGGGCCTCGATCTCTCCGACAATCGGTTCCTCCACTTTCCCGGCGACTACGTAAAGCCCCTTCAATTTCTCGAGTGGTTGGACCTGTCGGGGAATAGATTGAAACGCGTCGGCGAGTTCGCCTTCTCTCAAATCAGTCGGCTTCGGGTTCTGAATTTGTCTGGGAACGAGATCGAGTCGGTGGACGAGCTAGCTTTTCACAATTCCACGCAGCTCCAGCGACTGGACCTGTCCGACAACGACATCGAGACGCTAAGCGAAAGAACGATGGAGGGGTTACTGCGCCTCGAGCACCTCAGCCTTCGGAACAATAAATTGGCTACCCTGCCGGAAACCATCTTCGATCCAACCAGAGTCCGGTCCGTCGAGAGTATAGATCTGTCTGGAAACAGATTCAACGAGATCCCGATCAGAAGCCTGCAAAGGCAATCCGCCTCTCTGTCCAGCCTGAACGTCGCTCGGAATCGAGTTGTCGAAATCTTCACCCAGGACATCGCGTCCAGCATCAAACGTCTGGACCTATCGGACAATCCTCTGAGCGAGAACGCGATAAACGGAATACTAGGAGAGGCCAAGATTCTCAGATCGTTGAACATCGCCAACACCGGCGTACACGCTCTACCAAGGCTCGAGACGCCCTTCTTGACGCGACTCAATCTTTCCGGTAATGCTATAACCGAGGTGAAGCCCGCCGTCCTCGAACGCACCACCATGCTCCACAGCTTGGACGTCTCGAGGAACAAGCTGACGGATCTGACTAACGCGATCGGCACGTTCAAGACACTGCCGCTGCTACGATGGCTGGACGTGTCTGGAAATGATGCGAGAACCATTAACGAGACCACATTCGACGGACTCACCTCGTTACGTTCCCTCAAGATCTCCGATCTGCCAAGCTGCGCCAGAATCGAGAAGAACGCTTTCAAGCCGCTAGGAAAGCTCCGCTCTTTAGCTGCGTACAATTACCCGAAGCTTGGCTACTTCGACGTCCAAGGGATTCTCAAGGGAATGAACAGCTTGCAAGTGTTGGACATCGAGATCAAGGACTCGTCGGTGGGCAACGAGCAGTTGTCGATACGCTCTCACCCTCGTCTACGAGAACTGACTCTGCGAGGCGAACGATTAAGGAACGTTCTATCCAGCTCGTTGGTCGGGGTTCGAGGTTCGAAGTTAACGATCGGTCTCAAGAACACGTCCGTCCACACCATACCGGCCGCTCTCTTCTTTCCAGTGCCCCGCTCCACGCACCTACAACTGGACCTTTCCGGCAGCAAGTTCACCACCTTGTCCCCACAATTCCTCGCCGCGCTAGACGAACGAAGTGGCACCGTCCACATCCAAGGTCTCCAAACTAATCCGATCAATTGTAGTTGCGACGCGAAACAGCTCTGGCGATGGTTAAAAACCACCGGTCCTCGCTCGTCCAACGTCGTCTGCGTGGCTCCTCCTCATCTCGCGGAATCCATCCTGACCAGCCTCACCGAAGATCAGCTATCCTGCGAGCTTACCGGCCCATATTTCCCAACTAATCACCACCGGACCACGATACTCGTCGAAACCACGGCGGCCACCGCCTCGGCTACTGTCTCCGAGCCGGAGATCATCTGGACGGTAGCACCTACGGTTCAAAACACTCGAAATAAGCATCgctacaacaacaacaacagtaaCAACAATCATAACGACGACAGCAACAACGATCACGTGCTGAACGGATCTACGCTGGGAACCGGCTCGGGGACTGATGACACGTTGATCATCGGTATCGTTGGCGGAGTGGTCGCGCTTATAGCCATAATCGTGATCGTCATCTGTATCTGTCGGCTGAGGTGGTCGAGCCGGGTCGATCAAGTACGGATGGCTCCGGCTGCCGCGGC